In bacterium (Candidatus Blackallbacteria) CG13_big_fil_rev_8_21_14_2_50_49_14, the genomic stretch TGATATTATTGCACGTTATAAGCGCATGCGTGGCTTTGATGTGCTGCATCCCATGGGGTGGGATGCCTTTGGTCTGCCCACTGAGCGCCAGGCCAATAAAGAGAGCCTGCATCCCGCTGAGGTCACCCGCCGCAATACCGATACCTTTCGCAAACAATTGCAAAAAATCGGCTTGGGCTATGATTGGGATCGTGAAATCAATACCAGCCAGGTGGATTATTACCGTTGGACCCAGTGGATTTTTCTCAAACTCTATGAAAAAGGTCTGGCCTATCAGGCTGAGTTGCCTGTCAATTGGTGCCCGGCCTTGGGCACGGTGCTGGCCAACGAAGAGGTCAAAGACGGCGTCTATGTAGAAACCGGTGACCCGGTTGAAAAGCGCATGATGCAGCAGTGGATGCTGAAAATTACGGCCTATGCTGATCAATTGCTCGATGATTTGGATACGCTGGATTGGCCTGAAAGTCTGAAAGAAATGCAGCGCCATTGGATTGGCAAAGCTGAAGGCGCACGCGTGCGCTTTCAGGTCGCGGATCAGGATTCTGCCTTTGATATCTTTACCACCCGTCCAGATACCCTGTTTGGTTGTACCTATTGTGTTTTAGCGCCTGAGCATCCTTTGGTTCCCCAATTGACCAGCCCTGCGCAAAAAGCGGCGGTAGAAGCCTATATCGAAGAAACTTCCAAGCATACTGAACGCGAACGCATGACCGAGTCGAAGAAAACCGGTGTGTTTACCGGGGCCTATGCGATCAATCCCGTCAACCATCAGCAGGTGCCAATTTGGATTGCCGATTATGTGCTGGCGAGCTATGGAACCGGTGCGGTTTTTGCCTGTCCAGCCCATGATGAGCGCGATTGGGAGTTTGCCAATACCTTTGATTTGCCTTTAATTGAAGTGGTTCAGGGCGGAGATGTGCATGAAACGGCTTATACCGGTGATGGCCCCCATGTGGATTCAGAATTTTTGGATGGTCTGAATATTGCCGATGCCAAAAAAGCGATCATTGCCTGGCTCGAAGCGCATGGCCATGGCGAAGGCCAAATCAACTACCGTCTGCGCGATTGGCTCTTCAGCCGCCAGCGCTACTGGGGAGAGCCGATTCCTGTCGTGCATCTTGAAGATGGCACGGTGATGGGACTTTCCAGTCAGGATTTGCCGATAGAACTGCCCCATCTGGATGATATCAATCCCACTGAAGACGGGCAGCCCCCTCTGGCCCGTGCGGGTGCGCAATGGCGCGAAGTGACCCTGCCCGATGGGCGCAAAGGTCTGCGTGAAACCAATACCATGCCCCAATGGGCGGGTTCCTGCTGGTATTATCTGCGCTTTATAGATCCCCAGAACAATGACGCTCCCTGGGACCCGACCCTCGAAAAACGCTGGATGCCTGTTGATCTCTATGTGGGCGGCACTGAACACGCCACCTTGCATTTGCTCTATGCCCGTTTCTGGCACAAGGTGCTCTATGATTTGGGGCTGGTTTCAACCAAAGAACCCTTTCAACGCCTGTTTAACCAGGGCAAAATTCAAGCCCGCAGTTACCGTGATTCGCGGGGCAAATATTATTATCCTTCAGAGGTTGAATGCCGCAGTTATACAACGGCTAAGGGCGAAACCCAAGAGCAGTGGTTTGTCAAAGGCAGCGATACGCTTTTGGAAACCCGCGTTGAAAAAATGAGCAAAAGCAAACACAACGTGGTCACCCCTGACGAAACCATTGAAGTCTATGGTGCGGACTCCCTGCGTCTTTATGAGGTCTTTATGGGGCCACTTGAAGACAATGCCATCTGGCAAACTGAAAACATGGCAGGGGTACGCCGTTTCCTGGAACGGGTCTGGCGCCTGTATTTCCCTGAAAAAGAAGTTCCCGCCGAGTCAGAGTTTCCTGAAGAACTGGAACGCCTTTTGCACAAAACGATCCAAAAAGTTGGCGAAGATTTGGATGCCATTCACCCCAATACTGCGGTCAGCACGATGATGATTTTTGTCAACGAAGCCACCCGGATTGGCTATTTGCCCGAATCCATGAAGCCTATTTTTGCAAGGATTTTAGCTCCTTTTGCTCCCCATCTGGCCGAAGAGTTTTGGGCCAGCCTGGGCCATTCAGAAAGCATTGCCAAGGCCGAATGGCCAGTCTATGATCCTGAAAAACTGATTGAACGCAATATTGAAATTCCCGTTCAACTCAATGGCAAGCTGCGGG encodes the following:
- a CDS encoding leucine--tRNA ligase translates to MSYNHQEIDAKWQQYWAENKTFKTESLGDKPKYYVLDMFPYPSGQGLHVGHPKGYVGSDIIARYKRMRGFDVLHPMGWDAFGLPTERQANKESLHPAEVTRRNTDTFRKQLQKIGLGYDWDREINTSQVDYYRWTQWIFLKLYEKGLAYQAELPVNWCPALGTVLANEEVKDGVYVETGDPVEKRMMQQWMLKITAYADQLLDDLDTLDWPESLKEMQRHWIGKAEGARVRFQVADQDSAFDIFTTRPDTLFGCTYCVLAPEHPLVPQLTSPAQKAAVEAYIEETSKHTERERMTESKKTGVFTGAYAINPVNHQQVPIWIADYVLASYGTGAVFACPAHDERDWEFANTFDLPLIEVVQGGDVHETAYTGDGPHVDSEFLDGLNIADAKKAIIAWLEAHGHGEGQINYRLRDWLFSRQRYWGEPIPVVHLEDGTVMGLSSQDLPIELPHLDDINPTEDGQPPLARAGAQWREVTLPDGRKGLRETNTMPQWAGSCWYYLRFIDPQNNDAPWDPTLEKRWMPVDLYVGGTEHATLHLLYARFWHKVLYDLGLVSTKEPFQRLFNQGKIQARSYRDSRGKYYYPSEVECRSYTTAKGETQEQWFVKGSDTLLETRVEKMSKSKHNVVTPDETIEVYGADSLRLYEVFMGPLEDNAIWQTENMAGVRRFLERVWRLYFPEKEVPAESEFPEELERLLHKTIQKVGEDLDAIHPNTAVSTMMIFVNEATRIGYLPESMKPIFARILAPFAPHLAEEFWASLGHSESIAKAEWPVYDPEKLIERNIEIPVQLNGKLRGVINVPVGADEASVRAIAEADEAIQKHLEGVQVVKVIHRVDRMLNLVVK